The proteins below come from a single Saccharopolyspora sp. SCSIO 74807 genomic window:
- a CDS encoding TetR/AcrR family transcriptional regulator, whose translation MSRTTAPSSASRASGEAPGEGLRERKKRATRQALQQAAVKLFRERGPAAVTVEDICTAAEVSPRTFFNYFTAKEEVLVPWDPATVAGAPERIVARPADESPLRVLQVVLDDALDTAMAGPTWRDQALVLRDHPELVSRVALASRDLESALCDGLGQRIGTGPDEYVRLLAATAVTALRVSIQCWQQADADAMLRDFLQRVFQRLADGLQP comes from the coding sequence ATGTCCAGGACGACGGCGCCGAGCAGCGCCTCGCGCGCCTCCGGGGAAGCGCCCGGCGAGGGCCTGCGCGAACGCAAGAAGCGCGCCACCCGGCAAGCTCTGCAGCAGGCCGCGGTCAAGCTGTTCCGGGAACGCGGCCCGGCCGCGGTCACCGTCGAGGACATCTGCACGGCGGCGGAGGTCTCGCCGCGCACCTTCTTCAACTACTTCACCGCGAAGGAAGAGGTGCTGGTCCCGTGGGACCCGGCGACGGTCGCGGGCGCCCCGGAGCGCATCGTGGCCCGCCCGGCGGACGAGTCGCCGCTGCGGGTGCTGCAGGTGGTGCTCGACGACGCGCTCGACACCGCGATGGCGGGTCCGACCTGGCGCGATCAGGCGCTGGTGCTGCGCGATCATCCGGAACTGGTGAGCAGGGTAGCGCTGGCATCGCGGGACTTGGAATCCGCGCTGTGCGACGGGCTCGGGCAGCGGATCGGGACCGGTCCGGACGAGTACGTGCGGCTGCTGGCCGCGACGGCGGTCACCGCGCTGCGGGTCTCCATCCAGTGCTGGCAGCAGGCCGATGCGGACGCCATGCTGCGCGACTTCCTGCAACGCGTGTTCCAGCGGCTCGCCGACGGCCTGCAACCGTAA
- a CDS encoding carboxypeptidase regulatory-like domain-containing protein encodes MSEEQPASLARTLASALWFPIFFVVGFMVFYLLPFHAPAPHDMPVVAVGEQTATQLSASFDKAMPGGVDVSAVDTAEQARQAVTDRQAVAAYDPATGDLFYGKANGAALMQFLQKMFAPVAAASGHALSLHDLAPTAAGDVMGTGLFYLLMAMNIPPYVTVMVLLRAELTTRQKLLSLVGVGAFAAVFCFAFGATIGVIPPNPLVMLIGFLLTQGIAWTAFGLVPLVKQFIPGVAMTLFVLLSMPSSGGAIPKELVPTFFQHLHPLLPLGQAVDSIRGVLYFGGARVAPGVIGLAAWCLIGVTLVIFTQLRAQRAAENDPEAVDSAGSYEHKDDSGAVVDPSFEPPLPAHHRTLVGTISHAGGAAAGSAVVTVTDSAGEQIARVDTDADGGYEVHDLPDRFVTVVASAPGAVPAAGRVSVPRGRKSGYDFVLPAAEPAKAAR; translated from the coding sequence GTGTCCGAGGAGCAGCCGGCGTCGCTGGCGCGCACCCTGGCGTCGGCGTTGTGGTTCCCGATCTTCTTCGTAGTCGGGTTCATGGTCTTCTACCTGCTGCCGTTCCACGCGCCCGCACCGCACGACATGCCGGTGGTCGCGGTCGGCGAGCAGACCGCAACGCAGCTGAGCGCCTCGTTCGACAAGGCCATGCCCGGCGGGGTGGACGTCAGCGCCGTGGACACCGCCGAACAGGCCCGGCAAGCGGTGACCGACCGGCAGGCGGTCGCCGCCTACGACCCCGCGACCGGCGACCTGTTCTACGGCAAGGCCAACGGCGCGGCGCTGATGCAGTTCCTGCAGAAGATGTTCGCGCCGGTCGCCGCCGCGAGCGGGCACGCGCTGTCGCTGCACGACCTGGCCCCGACCGCCGCCGGCGACGTGATGGGCACCGGGCTGTTCTACCTGCTGATGGCGATGAACATCCCGCCCTACGTCACCGTGATGGTGCTGCTGCGCGCCGAACTCACCACCCGCCAGAAGCTGCTGTCGCTGGTCGGAGTGGGCGCGTTCGCCGCGGTGTTCTGCTTCGCGTTCGGCGCGACCATCGGGGTGATCCCGCCGAATCCGCTGGTGATGCTGATCGGGTTCCTGCTGACCCAGGGCATCGCCTGGACCGCGTTCGGGCTGGTGCCGCTGGTCAAGCAGTTCATCCCGGGCGTGGCGATGACGCTGTTCGTGCTGCTGAGCATGCCCTCCAGCGGCGGGGCCATCCCGAAGGAGCTGGTGCCGACGTTCTTCCAGCACCTGCACCCGCTGCTGCCGCTCGGGCAGGCAGTCGACTCGATCCGCGGGGTGCTGTACTTCGGCGGGGCACGCGTCGCGCCCGGCGTCATCGGGCTGGCCGCGTGGTGCTTGATCGGTGTGACGCTGGTGATCTTCACGCAGCTGCGGGCGCAGCGGGCCGCGGAGAACGATCCGGAGGCGGTGGACTCCGCCGGTTCCTACGAGCACAAGGACGACAGCGGCGCGGTCGTCGACCCGTCCTTCGAGCCGCCGCTGCCCGCGCACCACCGGACGCTGGTCGGCACCATCAGCCACGCGGGCGGAGCCGCCGCGGGTTCCGCGGTGGTCACCGTGACCGACTCGGCCGGTGAGCAGATCGCGCGGGTGGACACCGACGCCGACGGCGGCTACGAGGTGCACGACCTGCCGGACCGGTTCGTCACGGTGGTGGCCTCCGCGCCCGGCGCGGTGCCCGCGGCCGGGCGGGTCTCGGTGCCGCGCGGGCGGAAGTCCGGCTACGACTTCGTGCTGCCCGCTGCAGAACCGGCCAAGGCGGCGCGCTGA